Genomic segment of Alcanivorax borkumensis SK2:
GCTACCGTATATAATTCTGATAAACCCATAACATTTAGCACCTTACCCAAGAAGTGAGAATCTTTCCCATCTGAAAAAACTCGAACGAGCGGCCTATTTCCGGGGACTCCATGCACATTTAAGTCGCAATCCGAACTAAAGATCAATGACTTAGCGAATCTTGAGATATCACCTACACGCATTTCGCCCCATTCTGTTGAGCACGGGTTCCCATTGATTCGGCCTGGGGGAGCTGATTGCTCGTGAAGGAAAAGGAAACAAGGATCGAGTCACTGTACTTTCCAGCCAGTGACATGGCGGCTGAGACTTCAGATAAATATAGCCACCTGCTATTACAAGCAGTGAACAATTTCGGCGTCAGATATTGCCTTTTTCCCCTTGGGGCACGGGGCAAGACATGCCCCTCGCGTGCTTTTGTATTTCCGAATCTTCTGCGCTTTTTTCGCGTCTTATTTTCTGGATAAAACCAGCGTGGTGAGCTTGACCAGAAGATAGGATGAAAAGACAAGAAAAACCCAGAACGCAAAATATGGATAGATAGCCGGAGAAGCCAAATAATCGCATCCCTGCTGACATGTGACAGCGTAATAAATGCCTGATAACAGGCACGTAATCCCTGAGCCAATAAGCCCAATGAAATACAAAAGTGGCTTTTTCAAGTTAAGCATCCATTAATGTAGCGTAATCAGAACCCTATAAGCGGTTCCCCTTTAGCTCAACCGTTTCCCTATTAGCACCCTGTTGTTGATGATGACCGACGAAACGGCCTGGCATAACAGCCCTTTGTGGTGCCATAGCCAAGTTGCTACACAGAGCTCAAAGCAAGGTTGCGTTGAAAGCAGGTCAACGCCAGTGATACTCGGGCTTTTCTACCCCTCAGGGGAAAACTGCCCCGTTTCCAAAAACACCTTTACCTGCTCAATCACCGCGCCGTTTCGCATCATGAACGGATGCGTCACCGGCAATACCAAATGATCCTGCATGCCTTCGACTTTGGTTCTTTCCACGGTGACTTTGCCGTCATTGGGGCCGGGAAGTTGGGTGGAGAGCAGAAAATTGATGGTTTGGTTGCCGGCAATGACTCCCACCGGAAAATCCACTGGGCCAAGCTGGTTGGGGATGCTATCCGGGCTGGTGCCCATTTGGCTGCCGGCGGGGCCGTTGAACCACCGGAGTGGCGCCCAGCTACCGAGGCGGTCGACGACTTCACTGCCCTGATTGGGTGGGCCGAGCATGACGGTTCTGCCCAGGCATGGAATCCTATGTTGGCTGAGATACTGGCGCAGCAAAATGCCGCCCATGGAGTGGGTGACAAAATGAACCGCCCCGTTGGGTGGGCATTTATTCAGTGCGGCGCGAAGGGTTTCAGCGGCAAGGGTTTGAATGTTCTTTTTGGTAGAAGGATAGCCCTGATTAACCACGGCATAACCGCTTTTCTCCAGGGCCGTTTCCATTTTCTTCATTGAATGGGCGGTTCTGGCCAACCCATGCAACAACACAACGCATTGCGGCTCGTCCATGCTTTCCTCCGCCTATGCTGAAGGATTAACGAACACGGACGCCAGCAATATTGCCAGCGCCCCTACCCTGCCCGTGAAAAGGCTAGCCAATTTGATCCAGTGCGGTTTTGAGGCGGGCCACCGCCGCATCCACGTCGCCGAGTTTGTCCAAGCCAAACAGGCCAACACGGAAGGTTTTGAAGTCCGCCGGTTCGTCACACATGAGAGGCACACCACCTGCGGTCTGCAGACCTTGCGCCACAAACGCCGCGCCACTTTTAATGCCATCGTCGCCGGTGTAGGACACCACCACGCCGGGAGCTTCAAAGCCCGGTGCCGCCACGCTGGCAAAACCATGCTCAGCCATCAACGCACGGACTGCCTTGCCCAGCTGCCACTGTTGGGCTTTAACGGTGTCCAGGCCACGTTCCACGGTTTCCAGCATGGTGTCGCGGAAAGCGGTCAGCGCATCGGTGGGCATGGTGGCGTGGTAGGCATGGCCGCCGTTTTCATAGGCAATCATGATGTCGCGCCATTTACGCAGGTCGCAGGCAAAGCTGGTGCTGGTGGTCTCCTGCAGGCGCTTGTCGGCCGCTTCGCTGAGCATCACCAGTGCGCTGCACGGCGAGCTGCTCCAGCCTTTTTGTGGCGCGCTGATTAGCACATCCACGCCGCACGCCTGCATATCCACCCAGATGGTGCCGGAGGCAATGCAGTCGAGCACGAACAGGCCACCCACGCTGTGCACTGCATCGGCCACCTGTTTGATGTAGTCATCGGGCAGAATAATGCCGGACGCCGTTTCCACATGAGGCGCAAACACCATGGCCGGTTTTTCAGCCTTAATCGCCGCGACCACGTCTTCAATAGGAGCCGGTGCAAACGCGGCTTGCGGCTGGTCATTAACCGGTGACGCCTTGAGCACGGTTTCTTTGGCGGGAATCTTGCCCATCTCGAAGATCTGGCTCCAGCGGAAGCTGAAGAAGCCATTGCGGATCACCAGGCAAGATTGATCGGTGGCAAACTGCCGGGCCACCGCTTCCATGCCATAGCTGCCGCCGCCGGGCACCACGGTCACCGAATGCGCGTTATAGACCTGCTTCAAGGTCGATGAGATATCCCGCATCACCTGCTGAAAGCGCTGTGACATATGGTTCAGGGAACGGTCGGTGAAAACCACGGAATATTCGAGCAGACCATCACGGTCAAAATCGCGGGGTAAAGCAGGCACAGGTTTCTCCCAATCAACAAGGTTAGGGGTACGGGGTCTTTCGTCTGTCTTGGATACTGGATTGCCCGGCCCACCGCAACCGTTTGCCCCCTCTGGGCGGCAAAATAGTGGCAAAAGCAGTTCAACTGCTTAAAAGACCACCAATGGTCTGTATCCCTCTGCCTATTAAGCTTATTCGCTATCATTCTTGAGCCAATACAGGCGCTGCCGCATACTATGCACCCTTAACGCCCTGTAAACAGGGCGTTTACTCCTATTTTCGGCAAGCGAGCCTGCGATCACATGACTGAGTACGTCCTGATTCTGATCAGCGCTGTGCTGGTGAACAATTTCGTGCTGGTGCAGTTCCTTGGGCTGTGCCCATTCATGGGGGTCTCCAATAAAGTGGAGACCGCCATGGGTATGTCTTTGGCCACCACTTTCGTGCTGACCCTGTCTTCGGTGCTTGCCTACCTGACCTGGGCCTACATTCTGGTGCCCTTTGAACTGGAATACCTGCGCACCATCAGCTTTATTTTGGTGATCGCCGTGGCCGTGCAGTTCACCGAAATGTTTGTTAAGAAAGCCAGCCCCTTGCTGTACCGGGTGCTGGGCGTCTTTCTGCCCCTCATTACCTCTAACTGTGCCGTGCTGGGCGTGGCTCTGCTGAATGTTCGCCAGGAAGACGCCACCTTTATGTCGTCGCTGACCTATGGTTTCGGTGCCGCCATTGGTTTTTCCCTGGTACTGATTCTGTTTGCCGCCATGCGTGAGCGCATTGCCGTGGCCGATGTGCCCGAAGCTTTTCGCGGCCCCAGCATCGGCCTGATTACCGCTGGCTTGATGTCGCTGGCGTTCATGGGCTTTTCCGGGTTGATCAAGCTATGAGTGGTGTACTGATTGCTGTCGCCGCCCTGCTAGCCTTGGCCGCCGTGTTCGGTGCGGTGCTGGGTTTTGCCTCGGAAAAGTTCAAAGTGGAAGGCGACCCGATCGTCGACCAAATCGACTCGTTGCTGCCCCAAACTCAATGCGGCCAGTGCGGCCATCCGGGCTGTCGCCCCTACGCAGAAGCCATTGCTGAAGGCGAAGAGCACAACCGCTGCCCGCCAGGGGGGCAAGACACGGTTGTTGCGTTATCGGAACTATTGGGCCGCGAAGAACTGACGCTGGATGATGAAGGCGCGGAAGACGCTAACGTGGCCAAGGTGGCCTACATCCGTGAAGACGAGTGTATTGGCTGCACCAAGTGCATCCAGGCCTGCCCGGTAGATGCCATTGTCGGCGCCGCCAAGCTGATGCACACCGTCATTGTGGATGAGTGCACCGGCTGCGACCTCTGCGTGGAGCCCTGCCCGGTGGATTGCATTGATATGCTGGAAGTGAAGCCCACCCTGCAAACCTGGGGCTGGCAGCGCCCGGCCGGCATTGGTGAACGCCCGGACAGCCGTATCGAGGTGGTGAATTTATGACACACCCGATACCTAACACCACGCGCATGATGCGGGTGCTTTGCCAACCTGCTCCGCTCGCCCATGGCGGGAGGTTTTTGCTATGAGTCAGGCCCAAACCGATAAAGCCCAGAAGCCCCGCTCGATTTTTGCCCGCCTGGCATCAGGCGTGCGGGGCTCGGCGACTCCTGCTGGAAAGATTCATGACTTCCATGGCGGCATTCATCCGCCGGAAATGAAACACCTGTCCAACGGCACGCCCATTATGGCCGGCCCGCTGCCACAGCAGCTGGTGTTGCCGTTGAACATGCACATCGGCGCGCCTGCCAAGCCATTGGTGGCACCTGGTGACAAGGTCCTTAAAGGGCAAATGATTGCCGAACCCGTCGGTGCGGTGAGCGCGGCCATTCATGCGCCCACCTCTGGCACGGTCAGCGCTATCGGCCCACGCCCCATACAACACCCATCAGGAATGGATGCCGTATGTATCGTCATCGATACCGATGGCGAAGACCAGTGGATTGAGCACCAAGGCGTTACCGATTTCACCGAAAAAAGCCCGGCGGAACTGGTCGATATAATTCGCCACGCGGGCATTGCCGGCATGGGCGGCGCCGGCTTCCCTACCAGCATCAAAGTTAACTTGGGCGACCACCAGCGCGTAGAGCAGCTGATCATCAATGCGGTGGAGTGCGAACCCTACATCACCGCCGACGACCGCCTGATGCGCGAACGTGCCGAGCAAATCGTTACTGGCATTCATATTCTTCAATACCTTCTCAATCCTCGCCGTACCTTAATCGGTATCGAGGACAACAAGCCCGAGGCCATTTCCGCGATCAAGCGGGCCTGCAAAGGCTGCGATATTGAAGTGCGCGTGGTGCCCACCAAATACCCCTCCGGCGGTGAGAAGCAGCTAATCCAGTTGCTCACCGGCAAGGAAGTGGCCAGTGGCCAATTGCCTGCCCAGGTGGGCGTGGTATGCCAAAACGTGGGCACGGCCTATGCCATTAAACGGGCCGTGTGTGATGGCGAGCCACTGATATCGCGGGTCACCACCCTCACCGGCGATGGCGTCAGCCAGCCCGGTAACTACGAGGTGCTGCTGGGCACCCCGGTGCGCGATTTACTGGCCTATGGCAACTTGGCTGGCCTGGAGATTGGCCGTTTGGTCATGGGTGGGCCAATGATGGGCTTCACCCTGCACAACCCGGCTGTGCCGGTGGTCAAAACCACCAACTGCATTATTGCTGCCAGCCCGGAAGAGCTGCCGGAACCGCCACCGGAACAACCCTGCATTCGCTGTGGTTCCTGCGCGGAAGTGTGCCCAGCCAACCTGCTGCCCCAGCAACTGTACTGGCACGCCAAGAATGACGACCTGGAAAAAGCACAGCATCACAACCTGATGGACTGCATCGAATGCGGTGCCTGTGCCTATGTATGCCCCAGCCATATTCCCTTGGTGCAGTACTACCGCTACGCCAAGGCCGAAGTTCGCCAACAGGCCGCAGACCAGCTAAAAGCCGACAAGGCTCGCCAGCGCTTCGAAGCCCGGCAGGCTCGCATCGAGCACGAACAGGCAGAAAAAGAAGCCCGTCGCCAAGCGCGCCTGGAAGCCAATCGCAAGAAGAAGGAAACCGGCCCGGCCGCCGCCAGTTCCGTGGATGTGGCCGCCCTGAAACAGGCGTCACTGGATGCCTCAAAAGCCTACAAAGCCGCAGTGAAAGCGGCCAAGGCCGCAGAGGCCGATGGCGCAGACAACGTGGCCGAACTGAAAGCCCAGGCGGAGAGCCTAAAAGCCGTGGCCGACCAGGCCAAAGCGGCAGTGCGTGATGCCAAAGACGGCGCCCCCGTTGCGGCAGCCCCGGCAGAAGATACGGTGGCCAAACTCAAGAAGCAGGTCGGCGAGGCCTCCAGCGCGTACAAGGCGGCAGTGAAAGCCGCCAAAGCAGCGGAAGCCGAAGGCGCAGACAATGTGGCGGAATTGAAAGCCCAGGCAGACACACTGAAAGCCGCCGCCGACGCACTCAAGGCTGAGCTGCGCGATGCCAAAGCCAATGCACCGGCAGCCGGCGCACCGGCCACACAGGTAGACCCGGTTGCCGAGTTGAAGAAACAGGTCGGTGAAGCCTCCTCCGCTTACAAGGCCGCAGTGAAAGCGGCCAAACAGGCCGATGAGAACGGCAACGATAACGCTGCCGAACTCCGCGCCGAAGCAGACCGGTTGAAAGCCATTGCCGACCAACTGAAAGCCGAGCTCCGTGACGCCAAGGCCAGCGCGCCAGCCACCGCTGCGCCTGTAACAGCGTACGCCACAGCTAAAACCGACCCGGTAACAGCGCTAAAGCAACAGGTTGGCGAAGCCTCCATGGCCTACAAGGCGGCGGTAAAAACAGCCAAGCAGGCCGATGAAGAGGGCGCCGATAACGTGGCCGAGCTTCGCGCCGAGGCAGACCGCCTAAAAGCTATCGCGGATCAGCTAAAAGCCGACCTACGCGATGCCAAAGCCGCCGCGCCCACTGTACCCGCACCTACGCCAACGCCCGCAGCAGCCCCGCCGGCGGCCACCGACCGCCCTGCGGTTCCGGAAGAACAGGCGCCGCAGTCGTTGACTGAAGTCGACCCGGAACAGGCGGCCAAACGGCAGAAACGCCTTAAGGGCTTAAAAACCGCCTATAACATGGCGCACAAGCAATACAAGGAAGCCCACGCTGCCTTCGAACGGGCCGAGCGCAACGAAACCGCCAGCGCCGACGAACTCAGCGCTATGCAGGGCAAAATCGACAAACTCAAAGCCAAGGCGGACAACGCCCGTGATGCACTGGATGCTCTGATCGAAGAAGCCAAGGCCGACATTCGTGCCCATACCGGCAAAGACCTGAAAACCCTGAAACTGGAAGCCGCCCGCGCAGAAAGTGCTCTGGCAGACAAACAGCAGGAACTGGAACAGCAACGCAGCAGTGCGTCGGAAGACACCCTTGAAGCGCTAAGCTCGGAACTTCAGGCGCTGGAAAGCGAAACCCAGATTGCCCGCAAGGCGCTCAAGCAAGCGCTAGAAGAACAAGGATTGGCAGAATGAATATAACCCTGACGCCGGATGCAGGCTCCCAGGCGCTGACCTTCTGCAGAAGCGTCGCTGGCAGCGCGATTCTCGCGCCCTCAATATCGGCGCGTTCGGCCACACATGGGATATATCAATGAGCCTGATTACCTCAACGTCACCCCATGCCACGGTGAAAAACAACACCGGCGCGTTTATGCGCCAGGTGATCTACGCCACCCTGCCCGGCCTTGCCGTGCTGACTTGGCAGTTTGGCTGGGGGTCGGTGATCAACGTGCTTTGGGCGGTGATTGTTGCGCTGGTCAGTGAAGCGTTATTCCTAAAAGCCCGTGGCCGCAATATCGCCTTCTACCTGAAAGACTACAGTGCGGTGGTGACTGCGGTACTGCTTGGTTTAGCGTTGCCGCCCACCGCCCCCTGGTGGCTCACCCTGGTGGGTGTCAGCTTTGCCATCATCGTAGCCAAGCAGCTATACGGCGGCCTGGGCATGAACCCCTTCAACCCGGCCATGGTCGGCTATGTGCTGCTGCTCATTTCCTTCCCGGTGGCCATGACTCAATGGCTGGCGCCCGGCGAACCGTTATCGTTGCTACAAAGCTGGCAGCTGTTTACCGGGCAACTGCCGGTAGACGGGCTCAGCGGTGCCACCCCACTAGACACCTTCCGCACCGTCCACAGTGCCGGGGCAAGCAGCGAGATAGAGCTGGCCAGCCACAGTATTCTGCATGGCCAGTTTGCCGGGCTGGGTTGGGAATGGGTCAACCTGGCATTCCTGCTCGGCGGCCTGTATCTCATTAGCCGCAAAATCATCACCTGGCACATTCCTGCGGGCTTTCTCGCAGGCCTAGGCTTACCGGCTCTGCTTGCCTGGTTGATTGATCCGGTCCGCTTTGCCGACCCGCTCTTTCAGCTGTTTTCTGGTGGCGCCATGCTGGGGGCATTCTTTATCGCCACCGACCCGGTCAGTGCCGCCACCAGCCGCATGGGCCGGCTGGTTTATGCCTTGCTGATCGGCGTGCTGATCTGGGTGATTCGCACCTTTGGCGGCTACCCGGACGCGGTGGCATTTTCGGTATTGCTGCTCAACCTGTCCGCCCCCTTCATTGATTACTACACCCAGCCACGGACCTACGGGCATAAGTCATCCAACCGAGGGACCAACTGATGATGCGCTATGCCATCACCAAGAACGCGGTGATCCTCGGGCTGTTTGCCATTGGCACAGCCGCCACCCTGGCCATTACCAATGAAGCCACGTTAGATCAGGTGCGCTGCAACAAGCAGCAAGCGCTGATGACCTCATTGAATCAGGTGATGCCTCATCATCAGCACGACAACGACTTGCTTGCCGACCGTATCACCGTGAACGATCCCCTGCTGGGCCGCAGCGAGCAGCACCTATACCGTGCCCGGCTGAATGGCGAGAACAGCGGTGCCGTTCTGGAAGCCAACGCCCCGGATGGCTACGGCGGCGCCATTGCCTTGATTGTCGGCGTGGATACCCAAGGCCAAGTGCAAGGCGTGCGCGTGGTGCCGCCTCACAATGAAACCCCGGGTTTGGGGGACAGTATCGAAACCAAAAAGTCTGACTGGATTCTTGGCTTCAATGGCCATTCTCTGGGCAACCCAGAGGCGGCAGGCTGGGCCGTAAAGAAAGACGGCGGCGAGTTCGACAGCTTTACCGGCGCCACCATTACCCCCCGTGCGGTAGTCGGCGCCGTGCACCGCGCGCTACAGTATTTCTCGGCTAACCAGAACCACGTCTTCAGCGCCCCTGCAGACACCACCCCGGTGGAGACCTGTGATGAGTGATGTGAACTACAAAAAGATCAGCATGGACGGCTTGTGGAATAACAACCCGGCCACCGTGCAGATTCTCGGCCTGTGCCCTTTGCTGGCAGTTACCGGGTCCGTGGTCAACGCCATGGGCCTGGGCCTGGCAACGCTGGTGGTGCTGATGGGATCCAACGCCTGCGTATCACTGATTCGTCATTACGTTACCGATGCTGTGCGCCTGCCTGCCTTCGTAATGATCATCGCGGCCATGGTAACCGTGATCGAAATGCTGATGCAGGCTTACACCTTTGAGCTGTATGAAATCCTCGGCATTTTCATTCCGCTGATCGTAACCAACTGCACCGTGCTGGGCCGCGCCGATGCCTTCGCCAGTAAAAATGCGGTTCTGCCCGCTATGGTGGACGGCGTGATGATGGGCATGGGCTTTTTGGTGATCTTGCTGATTCTCGGTGGCATGCGCGAACTGGTAGGCCAAGGCACACTGTTCAGCAACATGCAGCTGCTCTTCGGCCCCATGGCTGCCCATTGGGAGCTCACGGTCATCGATAACTACGGCGGTTTCCTGCTCGCCATCTTGCCGCCCGGCGCCTTCCTTGGGTTGGGGCTGATCATCGCGGGTAAAAACGTCATCGACAAGCGCATCAAAGAAGTCCAGAAACGCAAAGCCAGCGACGAACCTAAAACCAGCCGTCGGGTGCGCACCACCGGAAAAGTCGGCTAGCCAAGCCTGTCGCCTTCTTGCCCTCCTACGCCCTCTTCGTAGGAGCGGCTCAACCAACAAAAGTGGCCACCAAAACCTCAATGGTGCCGCGCCCATTTGCCATGACCTCTTCTTCATATAAAAAAATGAGGAAGAGGCCA
This window contains:
- a CDS encoding esterase/lipase family protein produces the protein MDEPQCVVLLHGLARTAHSMKKMETALEKSGYAVVNQGYPSTKKNIQTLAAETLRAALNKCPPNGAVHFVTHSMGGILLRQYLSQHRIPCLGRTVMLGPPNQGSEVVDRLGSWAPLRWFNGPAGSQMGTSPDSIPNQLGPVDFPVGVIAGNQTINFLLSTQLPGPNDGKVTVERTKVEGMQDHLVLPVTHPFMMRNGAVIEQVKVFLETGQFSPEG
- a CDS encoding aminotransferase class V-fold PLP-dependent enzyme → MPALPRDFDRDGLLEYSVVFTDRSLNHMSQRFQQVMRDISSTLKQVYNAHSVTVVPGGGSYGMEAVARQFATDQSCLVIRNGFFSFRWSQIFEMGKIPAKETVLKASPVNDQPQAAFAPAPIEDVVAAIKAEKPAMVFAPHVETASGIILPDDYIKQVADAVHSVGGLFVLDCIASGTIWVDMQACGVDVLISAPQKGWSSSPCSALVMLSEAADKRLQETTSTSFACDLRKWRDIMIAYENGGHAYHATMPTDALTAFRDTMLETVERGLDTVKAQQWQLGKAVRALMAEHGFASVAAPGFEAPGVVVSYTGDDGIKSGAAFVAQGLQTAGGVPLMCDEPADFKTFRVGLFGLDKLGDVDAAVARLKTALDQIG
- the rsxA gene encoding electron transport complex subunit RsxA; amino-acid sequence: MTEYVLILISAVLVNNFVLVQFLGLCPFMGVSNKVETAMGMSLATTFVLTLSSVLAYLTWAYILVPFELEYLRTISFILVIAVAVQFTEMFVKKASPLLYRVLGVFLPLITSNCAVLGVALLNVRQEDATFMSSLTYGFGAAIGFSLVLILFAAMRERIAVADVPEAFRGPSIGLITAGLMSLAFMGFSGLIKL
- the rsxB gene encoding electron transport complex subunit RsxB; protein product: MSGVLIAVAALLALAAVFGAVLGFASEKFKVEGDPIVDQIDSLLPQTQCGQCGHPGCRPYAEAIAEGEEHNRCPPGGQDTVVALSELLGREELTLDDEGAEDANVAKVAYIREDECIGCTKCIQACPVDAIVGAAKLMHTVIVDECTGCDLCVEPCPVDCIDMLEVKPTLQTWGWQRPAGIGERPDSRIEVVNL
- the rsxC gene encoding electron transport complex subunit RsxC, whose product is MSQAQTDKAQKPRSIFARLASGVRGSATPAGKIHDFHGGIHPPEMKHLSNGTPIMAGPLPQQLVLPLNMHIGAPAKPLVAPGDKVLKGQMIAEPVGAVSAAIHAPTSGTVSAIGPRPIQHPSGMDAVCIVIDTDGEDQWIEHQGVTDFTEKSPAELVDIIRHAGIAGMGGAGFPTSIKVNLGDHQRVEQLIINAVECEPYITADDRLMRERAEQIVTGIHILQYLLNPRRTLIGIEDNKPEAISAIKRACKGCDIEVRVVPTKYPSGGEKQLIQLLTGKEVASGQLPAQVGVVCQNVGTAYAIKRAVCDGEPLISRVTTLTGDGVSQPGNYEVLLGTPVRDLLAYGNLAGLEIGRLVMGGPMMGFTLHNPAVPVVKTTNCIIAASPEELPEPPPEQPCIRCGSCAEVCPANLLPQQLYWHAKNDDLEKAQHHNLMDCIECGACAYVCPSHIPLVQYYRYAKAEVRQQAADQLKADKARQRFEARQARIEHEQAEKEARRQARLEANRKKKETGPAAASSVDVAALKQASLDASKAYKAAVKAAKAAEADGADNVAELKAQAESLKAVADQAKAAVRDAKDGAPVAAAPAEDTVAKLKKQVGEASSAYKAAVKAAKAAEAEGADNVAELKAQADTLKAAADALKAELRDAKANAPAAGAPATQVDPVAELKKQVGEASSAYKAAVKAAKQADENGNDNAAELRAEADRLKAIADQLKAELRDAKASAPATAAPVTAYATAKTDPVTALKQQVGEASMAYKAAVKTAKQADEEGADNVAELRAEADRLKAIADQLKADLRDAKAAAPTVPAPTPTPAAAPPAATDRPAVPEEQAPQSLTEVDPEQAAKRQKRLKGLKTAYNMAHKQYKEAHAAFERAERNETASADELSAMQGKIDKLKAKADNARDALDALIEEAKADIRAHTGKDLKTLKLEAARAESALADKQQELEQQRSSASEDTLEALSSELQALESETQIARKALKQALEEQGLAE
- the rsxD gene encoding electron transport complex subunit RsxD, whose translation is MSLITSTSPHATVKNNTGAFMRQVIYATLPGLAVLTWQFGWGSVINVLWAVIVALVSEALFLKARGRNIAFYLKDYSAVVTAVLLGLALPPTAPWWLTLVGVSFAIIVAKQLYGGLGMNPFNPAMVGYVLLLISFPVAMTQWLAPGEPLSLLQSWQLFTGQLPVDGLSGATPLDTFRTVHSAGASSEIELASHSILHGQFAGLGWEWVNLAFLLGGLYLISRKIITWHIPAGFLAGLGLPALLAWLIDPVRFADPLFQLFSGGAMLGAFFIATDPVSAATSRMGRLVYALLIGVLIWVIRTFGGYPDAVAFSVLLLNLSAPFIDYYTQPRTYGHKSSNRGTN
- the rsxG gene encoding electron transport complex subunit RsxG, which gives rise to MMRYAITKNAVILGLFAIGTAATLAITNEATLDQVRCNKQQALMTSLNQVMPHHQHDNDLLADRITVNDPLLGRSEQHLYRARLNGENSGAVLEANAPDGYGGAIALIVGVDTQGQVQGVRVVPPHNETPGLGDSIETKKSDWILGFNGHSLGNPEAAGWAVKKDGGEFDSFTGATITPRAVVGAVHRALQYFSANQNHVFSAPADTTPVETCDE
- a CDS encoding electron transport complex subunit E, with the translated sequence MSDVNYKKISMDGLWNNNPATVQILGLCPLLAVTGSVVNAMGLGLATLVVLMGSNACVSLIRHYVTDAVRLPAFVMIIAAMVTVIEMLMQAYTFELYEILGIFIPLIVTNCTVLGRADAFASKNAVLPAMVDGVMMGMGFLVILLILGGMRELVGQGTLFSNMQLLFGPMAAHWELTVIDNYGGFLLAILPPGAFLGLGLIIAGKNVIDKRIKEVQKRKASDEPKTSRRVRTTGKVG